From the genome of Spirochaetota bacterium:
TGAGCGAAAAACGAAGACGAATGGCCTCTCCCGAAACAGCGCTCACATCGCGGGTTTCTTTCCAACGAACGGCATGACAGGTGCTGTCGGCCGATATCGGATCGCATACTGCTTTTCCATACCGCGGTATTTCATTCCCGTCTTCATCGCAGATGGCAACACGCAATGACCCGGTCTCGCATTGTGTATTGACAAAGAGCGAGTGTCCAGAAACGATCAACGGGCGTGTCGTGAGCGTTCCCTGACCGTCCGCATCCATCGAAGCGAACCCGTCGCGGCGAAGCGAAGCGATGCCGATGCTTGCGCCGCAATACATGCCGCGTACGCCGTTCGGGGCCATGCCGGAAAATCCCGTGTAAGGGAAATAGAGCGTATCCCGATAGATCGCATACATGCCCGTCGGGCTGTGGAGATAATCCCTGTCCCAGTCGCCGTCTCGATGTGTCGCCGCGATGAACGGGAGCCTGTTCGGCCTGTGCCAGTGAAAACCGTCGCGGCTGAACCCAAGCGACAAAAGCGTTGTTTTTGGTCGTTTTTCCCGCACGCAGACGTCGTTTTCCGGACCAAGGTGCAGCATGAACATGCCGATCATGATGCTTTCATACGCGCACGCGTTCAAGTGATAGAGCTGCGGTTGCGCGCCAATGGCAGGATCGGGAAGATCGTATCGGTCGGCCGATGTCCAGTATATACGGGACGCCCAGTCAGCCCCCGTGAGGAAGTCGGGACTTTCAGAATACCAGCGGCATCGCCCCCGCGGACCGTCCTGTTTTATGCTGTACGCCCACACGTTCCGGAACGGGTTGTAAAAAAAACTGCAGTAATCACCGGCGGGGCCGGTTGGAACACCTTGTGACCAGCTGCGCGCATCACTCGAGGTAGAGAGCGTATGGGCAAGGCCATTCCGGCAGACCATGTATTTTATCCGTTCATCATCCAAGGAGGAGGCATTGTCAAGCCAGATTGAATTATCGAATCCCGCTGCATTCGCACCTGCCGCGAGGAGAATGTTCCCTTTCCCATCGATATCCGAACGTGTCCAGTTCAGCATATCCGTGCTTTCAGCGACGGCGAGTCCCCCGCGCCAACCGGCGGTGTAAAACATGTTGTATCTATTTTTTTTCGCATCGAAGAAGATGCCGCCATTGCCCAGATAGCAGAGCGCCTGCTCATCTTTTTCCTCGTCCATCCAGGGGAACGTTACGGGCGAAAGTTCCTGCGGTGTACTCGGGCAAAGGACAGGATTGCCTGCGAATTTCACCGCGGAGTAAAAATTCCTTTTCAGGTCCGTCGAGGCAATAAGATAGTCGTCGATGAAGAGCTGTCTGCCTCTTGTCAAGGGAATATGCCGGGGTATATGTTCCATCCACGGTACGGGCATGGGCTCTATCGACATCGGGTCGCCGGCATATGCGGGCCATGTATCGGCGGGGAAGCCTGTCGGTGCTTGGACGGAAAATGGCATCATTCATTTCCTCCTGTTATCGATCCGTCCGGCGAGCGTACGATCGAAGGGCTTCCGAGATATGTCCTTGTCCGCGGATCCTGATATCGCAATTCATTCAGTGCCATGGAGCTCCTCATGAACAGGCAATGATAATGTACGCCAGTATACAGCAAAACAGCGGAAAATACCGCATGTCCCGCATTGCTGAGGGATGCTTCGTCCCATCAGCACGAGCTGTCAATGCAATTGCTCCCCGCCGATATCGGCGAGAGGGTGATCGAAAAAGAGAAAGCCGCAGGCTGTATTCGATATGCTTCGAGCACCGCGGGGCCGAGACTGCCGGCGCCCACGCCGCATTGGCGATGATCGAGGAGAAGCGTTATATCATCACGCGGTACCAGATCGTATGGGTGACGTGCTGCGGCAAGATCGGTAAGCGTATAGCGATACGCGGCGAAGCCGAACATGCCGTCGATGCGAATACCGTTACCGCGATCAGCGGAGAGGACAGCATAGCGCGTATCCTCGTGATTGGCGCATTCCTGCGGACGAATATTGGGCTCGAACATGGCATTGACGGTGCGGGTATACGTTCCGATGCATGCCGAGCGTTTCATATCGGCGTAGCTTTCATGCGGTCCGCGTCCATACCAATGAACGTTCCCATATGCGGCGGGCAAAGTCATGATGAGCCCAAGCCGCGGGAGATGCGGTATTCCCTCTCCCTCGGGTGTGCCCGCAACAGCGATATCGATCGATCCGTCGCCGTGAACCGTATAGCGGTATTCGCAGTTGAAGCCGAATCGATGAACCGGCGGGGCGGCACGCGTGCGAATGCTGATGACGGCAGTATCGTTGTCAATTACGGCATCGCACGACTCGGTCCTGTGCATGAGCTGATGGAGCCGTGCGTCTTGCCAGAGTTTTGCCATGCCGTTGTATCTGTCGAACGGCCTGTCATGATCTATCGGTGCGCGATAGCAGTTGAATCGCGGTCCA
Proteins encoded in this window:
- a CDS encoding glycosyl hydrolase family 32 — its product is MMPFSVQAPTGFPADTWPAYAGDPMSIEPMPVPWMEHIPRHIPLTRGRQLFIDDYLIASTDLKRNFYSAVKFAGNPVLCPSTPQELSPVTFPWMDEEKDEQALCYLGNGGIFFDAKKNRYNMFYTAGWRGGLAVAESTDMLNWTRSDIDGKGNILLAAGANAAGFDNSIWLDNASSLDDERIKYMVCRNGLAHTLSTSSDARSWSQGVPTGPAGDYCSFFYNPFRNVWAYSIKQDGPRGRCRWYSESPDFLTGADWASRIYWTSADRYDLPDPAIGAQPQLYHLNACAYESIMIGMFMLHLGPENDVCVREKRPKTTLLSLGFSRDGFHWHRPNRLPFIAATHRDGDWDRDYLHSPTGMYAIYRDTLYFPYTGFSGMAPNGVRGMYCGASIGIASLRRDGFASMDADGQGTLTTRPLIVSGHSLFVNTQCETGSLRVAICDEDGNEIPRYGKAVCDPISADSTCHAVRWKETRDVSAVSGEAIRLRFSLRNGKLFSFWVSSDEAGGSNGYYPSPFPV